The Xenopus laevis strain J_2021 chromosome 7S, Xenopus_laevis_v10.1, whole genome shotgun sequence genome includes a window with the following:
- the LOC495956 gene encoding uncharacterized protein LOC495956 produces the protein MQAIILLLNGLSWSLDMLLLLLDLNYFLVSSIVSVLFWTIRFIFNLPWTITYGILQFWEALLGFVFMVGDFSCSLALDTIQTVVDVSWGCLAGLDSLKLIWNLLCHLLFRSRELIHRGLLNIAVSVQTFHWNFWEALGITGSLAAYLVNSLVNKCLITIQNVLSAAMALWLSMVNVIFMGAELVIMMFSQFSNSAVAVAILLWTPCQLILDGFTSLSRGVGIIFYKNLYEIIIFLLLTIICRILLRPSPAVRQFQLKVIQMYRMALVLICSLLHWEVLRRVIAKSVQAIRIFRVYGAALVRGWNLRRTRIQNPPARPATVQNPAQIREPYPVAMREQNPPLRPIQSTVPNRVQNTQPATPIPQASSMHTERGEPSLDPWKLLKQQEESKKCVICQDENKTVLLLPCRHLCLCASCTQILLQQPVHQRNCPLCRHMILQTLNVYT, from the coding sequence ATGCAGGCGATCATTTTGCTCCTCAATGGGCTTAGTTGGAGCCTGGACATGTTGCTCCTGTTGCTAGACTTAAATTACTTTCTTGTTTCCTCCATTGTATCAGTATTGTTTTGGACCATTCGCTTCATCTTCAATCTTCCCTGGACCATCACCTATGGCATTCTTCAGTTTTGGGAAGCTTTATTGGGATTTGTGTTTATGGTTGGTGATTTCTCCTGCAGCCTTGCACTGGACACAATACAGACAGTAGTGGATGTTTCATGGGGATGCCTTGCTGGTTTAGACAGTTTGAAGTTAATATGGAACTTGCTCTGTCATCTGCTATTCCGCAGCAGGGAGCTGATTCATCGAGGGCTCCTGAACATTGctgtctctgtacagacttttcACTGGAATTTCTGGGAAGCTTTAGGTATCACTGGAAGTTTGGCAGCTTACTTGGTTAATAGCCTAGTGAACAAATGTCTTATTACCATCCAAAATGTTTTATCTGCTGCAATGGCTCTATGGCTTTCCATGGTCAATGTGATCTTCATGGGTGCAGAACTAGTAATCATGATGTTTTCTCAGTTTTCCAACAGTGCTGTGGCAGTGGCAATTCTCTTGTGGACTCCTTGTCAACTTATTTTAGATGGCTTTACTTCACTTAGTAGAGGAGtaggaataatattttataaaaacctgTATGAGATTATCATCTTTCTGCTTCTCACCATTATTTGCAGAATCCTTCTTAGACCTTCCCCTGCTGTTCGCCAGTTTCAGTTGAAGGTAATTCAGATGTACCGTATGGCACTTGTGCTTATCTGTTCACTGCTGCATTGGGAGGTTTTGAGAAGAGTTATTGCAAAAAGTGTGCAGGCAATAAGAATATTTAGAGTATATGGAGCAGCCCTGGTCAGAGGATGGAACTTGAGAAGAACGAGGATACAAAATCCACCTGCCAGGCCTGCCACTGTGCAGAATCCAGCACAAATAAGGGAACCATACCCAGTTGCCATGAGGGAACAGAACCCGCCATTGAGACCTATTCAAAGCACAGTTCCTAACAGGGTACAGAACACACAACCTGCAACCCCCATTCCTCAAGCCAGTTCAATGCATACAGAGAGAGGGGAGCCCTCACTAGACCCATGGAAGCTTCTGAAGCAGCAGGAAGAGAGCAAGAAATGTGTTATTTGCCAAGATGAGAACAAAACTGTGCTACTTTTGCCTTGCCGCCATTTATGCCTTTGTGCCTCCTGCACACAGATTCTCTTGCAACAGCCTGTTCATCAGCGCAACTGTCCTCTGTGTAGGCATATGATTCTGCAAACTCTAAACGTCTACACTTAA